A region of Panicum virgatum strain AP13 chromosome 8N, P.virgatum_v5, whole genome shotgun sequence DNA encodes the following proteins:
- the LOC120686203 gene encoding ankyrin repeat-containing protein At2g01680-like, translated as MIMDGRLLDAATTGDAVTMKHLFVHDPSVLLGTTPKGMNTCLHISSTRGHQGFCMDVLARNRSLLSAVNADGETPLLTAVTSDHTATLASFLLRWCRDLQLSEEILKQDYKGCNALHHAIRSGHSKLALELIAAEPALSKAVSEEKESPMFMAAMRNDADIVEKLLEVPNSAHVGACGWNALHAAVRNGNSAMVKKIVETRPWLAREEDRCDHNTPVHQAVYGNKIDVLRVLLEHDRSLGYVLTSDDGTPLLSCAAYQGQAGVARELLEHCPDAPYRRRNGWTCLHEAVWREKTDFVEFVLGMPQLHKLVNLRDSNGDTALHLAVQKCNPKMVKALLLHKQIDVTVINNAAVPATWNLSGDDTNAESLNWIEVSMLMLKADPRDETSIYNLLEENKEKVTKLIRNDIRSLTQTYTGNTSLVAVLIATITFAAAFTLPGGYSTDAGNEGHPIMARKLAFQAFLISDTLAMCSSLAVAFVCIIARWEDLEFLLYYRSFTKKLMWFSYMATTTAFATGLYTVLAPRLLWLAVAVCTLTGLLPIVTKLLGWPILKLRFRFGQTFKILKLRFQLGWTFKSELLDMV; from the exons ATGATTATGGATGGACGTCTCCTTGATGCTGCCACAACTGGTGACGCGGTGACAATGAAACACTTATTCGTGCATGACCCGAGCGTGCTACTTGGAACAACCCCGAAGGGGATGAACACCTGCCTCCACATCTCCTCCACCCGTGGCCACCAGGGGTTCTGCATGGATGTCCTTGCCCGGAACCGGTCGCTCCTCTCCGCTGTCAACGCAGATGGGGAGACGCCGCTTCTCACCGCAGTGACAAGTGACCACACGGCCACCTTAGCATCGTTCCTTCTCAGGTGGTGCCGTGATCTCCAGCTGAGCGAAGAAATCTTGAAGCAAGACTACAAAGGGTGCAATGCGCTGCACCACGCCATCCGAAGCGGCCACAGTAAGCTCGCGCTGGAGCTGATAGCAGCGGAGCCTGCCTTGTCGAAAGCGGTGAGTGAAGAAAAGGAGTCACCAATGTTCATGGCAGCGATGAGAAATGATGCAGATATCGTGGAGAAACTGTTGGAGGTTCCTAACTCTGCTCATGTGGGAGCCTGCGGCTGGAACGCTCTGCATGCTGCCGTGAGAAATGGTAATTCAG CTATGGTTAAAAAGATTGTGGAGACACGTCCGTGGCTGGCCAGAGAAGAAGATAGGTGTGATCACAACACTCCAGTGCATCAGGCCGTCTATGGGAACAAGATTGACGTGCTAAGAGTATTGTTGGAACATGATCGGTCTTTGGGGTATGTATTGACCTCGGATGACGGTACCCCTCTCCTTTCCTGTGCTGCATATCAAGGCCAGGCTGGGGTTGCTCGAGAGCTTCTTGAACATTGCCCAGATGCTCCGTACAGAAGAAGGAATGGCTGGACATGTCTGCACGAAGCTGTATGGCGCGAAAAGACCGATTTCGTAGAATTTGTCCTTGGAATGCCACAACTGCATAAACTCGTAAACCTGCGAGATTCAAACGGAGACACTGCTCTCCATCTCGCAGTCCAGAAGTGCAATCCGAAGATGGTCAAAGCTTTACTGCTTCACAAACAGATAGACGTTACAGTTATTAACAACGCAGCTGTCCCAGCAACTTGGAACTTATCTGGTGACGACACCAACGCCGAGTCTTTAAACTGG ATCGAAGTGTCAATGCTTATGTTGAAAGCTGATCCTCGAGATGAAACTTCTATTTATAATCTCCTCGAGGAAAACAAGGAGAAAGTGACAAAGTTAATAAGGAATGATATCAGGTCACTGACTCAAACATACACAGGCAACACTTCCCTAGTGGCAGTCCTCATCGCGACCATTACCTTCGCTGCAGCATTCACCTTGCCTGGAGGATATAGTACTGATGCTGGCAACGAGGGCCATCCCATCATGGCAAGGAAGCTTGCATTTCAGGCATTCTTGATCTCTGACACCTTGGCAATGTGTTCCTCACTTGCTGTTGCCTTCGTATGCATCATAGCAAGGTGGGAGGATCTTGAGTTCTTGCTTTACTACAGGTCTTTTACAAAGAAGCTTATGTGGTTTTCGTACATGGCGACCACCACGGCGTTCGCAACTGGTTTATACACAGTTCTGGCTCCTCGTCTCCTATGGTTGGCTGTTGCGGTTTGCACACTGACAGGTTTATTACCCATTGTTACTAAGCTGCTAGGTTGGCCCATCTTGAAACTGAGATTTCGGTTCGGTCAGACATTCAAAATCTTGAAACTGAGATTTCAGTTGGGTTGGACATTCAAGTCTGAGCTCCTTGATATGGTCTAA